Within Saccharomonospora cyanea NA-134, the genomic segment AATCCCTCAAAGCCGGTCTCAGTTCGGATCGCAGTCTGCAACTCGACTGCGTGAAGTCGGAGTCGCTAGTAATCGCAGATCAGCATTGCTGCGGTGAATACGTTCCCGGGCCTTGTACACACCGCCCGTCACGTCATGAAAGTCGGTAACACCCGAAGCCCATGGCCCAACCCTTCGGGGAGGGAGTGGTCGAAGGTGGGACTGGCGATTGGGACGAAGTCGTAACAAGGTAGCCGTACCGGAAGGTGCGGCTGGATCACCTCCTTTCTAAGGAGCTTGACTGCTCGTTAGAGCTTAGTGTGAACCGCTACTAGTGGTGGATGCCGGCCCGTGCCGTTGGGGTGCGGGGGTGTCGACCGGATCGCTGGCACGCTGTTGGGTTTTGAGGCAACACGCTGTGTTGTTTCTGGCGTGGTGTTTGAGAATTGCAGAGTGGGTGCGAGCATCTTTGTGGTCAAGTTGTGTAGGGCACATGGTGGATGTCTTGGCACTAGGAGCCGATGAAGGACGTGGGAGGCTGCGATAAGCCTCGGGGAGCTGTCAACCGAGCTGTGATCCGAGGATGTCCGAATGGGGAAACCCGGCACCCGTGATGGGGTGTCACCCGCCGGTGAATGTATAGCCGGTGTGGAGGGAACGCGGGGAAGTGAAACATCTCAGTACCCGTAGGAAGAGAAAACAACCGTGATTCCGTGAGTAGTGGCGAGCGAAAGCGGAAGAGGCTAAACCGTGCACATGGTGAAGCTGTCAGGCGTTGTGTGTGCGGTGTTGTGGGAGCCACTGTCCAGTAGCTGACACTGCTGGGGATGGTGTGTGTGGTTAGCGGAACACGTTGGGATGCGTGACCGGAGTGGGTGAGAGTCCCGTACGCGAAAACTGCATGGCATTGTCTTGGTGGTGTTCCCGAGTAGCAGCGAGCCCGTGGAATTCGCTGTGAATCCGCCGGGACCACCCGGTAAGCCTAAATACTTCCTAGTGACCGATAGCGGACGAGTACCGTGAGGGAAAGATGAAAAGTACCCCGGGAGGGGAGTGAAAGAGTACCTGAAACCGTGTGCCTGCAAGCCGTCAGAGCCCTGTGGGGTGATGGCGTGCCTTTTGAAGAATGAGCCTGCGAGTTAGTGCTGCGTGGCGAGGTTAACCCGAGTGGGGTAGCCGGAGCGAAAGCGAGTCTGAACAGGGCGTTGTAGTCGCGTGGTCTAGACCCGAAGCGGGGTGATCTACCCATGGCCAGGGTGAAGCGCCGGTAAGACGGTGTGGAGGCCCGAACCCACCAGGGTTGAAAACCTGGGGGATGAGCTGTGGGTAGGGGTGAAAGGCCAATCAAACTCCGTGATAGCTGGTTCTCCCCGAAATGCATTTAGGTGCAGCGTCGCGTGTTTCACATCTGGGGTAGAGCTACTGGATGGCCTAGGGGGCTTACCGGCTTACCGAAGTCAACCAAACTCCGAATACAGGTGTGTGAGAGCGCGGCAGTGAGACGGCGGGGGATAAGCTTCGTCGTCGAGAGGGAAACAGCCCAGAACACCAGCTAAGGCCCCTAAGTGTGTGCTCAGTGGGAAAGGATGTGGAGTCGCTGAGACAACCAGGAGGTTGGCTTAGAAGCAGCCATCCTTGAAAGAGTGCGTAATAGCTCACTGGTCAAGTGGTTCTGCGCCGACAATGTAGCGGGGCTTAAGCACACCGCCGAAGCTGTGTCATTCACACAGGTGATCGGCTCGGGTCCTTCGGGGCTTGGGTCCAGTCGTGTGGATGGGTAGGGGAGCGTCCTGCATCCAGGGAAGCAGCCGGGGAACCGAGTTGTGGAGGGTGTGGGAGTGAGAATGCAGGCATGAGTAGCGAATGCAGAGTGAGAATCTCTGCCGCCGGATGACCAAGGGTTCCTGGGCCAGGTTGTTCCGCCCAGGGTAAGTCGGGACCTAAGGCGAGGCCGACAGGCGTAGTCGATGGACAACGGGTTGATATTCCCGTACCCGCGTGTGTGCGTCCCTGGCGAGGCAGGTGAGACTAACCACCCGCCCTGCGCGTCCGCCCTTCGGGGTGGTGTGTGGGGTGCGTGGGACCTGATCCTGTAGTAGCCAAGCGATGGGGTGACGCAGGAAGGTAGCCCCGCCAGTCAGTGGTGATACTGGTGTAAGCGTGTGGCCCGCCCGGTAGGGAAATCCGCTGGGCTGTCTTGAATGACGAGGGTGAGGCGTGATGCATAGCCGTTGTGGCGAAGTAGGGTGATCCTCTGCTGCCGAGAAAAGCCTCTAGCGAGTGCGCGCGTGGCCCGTACCCCAAACCGACACAGGTGGTCAGGTAGAGAATACCAAGGCGATCGGGTGAACTGTGGTTAAGGAACTCGGCAAATTGCCCCCGTAACTTCGGGAGAAGGGGGGCCAAAACACCTGAAGCCCTGCGCGGGCTAGGGTGGGTTGGCCGCAGAGACCAGCGGAAAGCGACTGTTTATTAAAAACACAGGTCCATGCGAAGACGTAAGTCGAGGTATATGGACTGACGCCTGCCCGGTGCTGGAACGTTAAGAGGACCGGTTAGCCCCTTTCGGGGGGTGAAGCTGAGAATTTAAGCGCCAGTAAACGGCGGTGGTAACTATAACCATCCTAAGGTAGCGAAATTCCTTGTCGGGTAAGTTCCGACCTGCACGAATGGCGTAACGACTTTCCGGCTGTCTCAACCACAGGCCCGGCGAAATTGCACTACGAGTAAAGATGCTCGTTTCGCGCGGCAGGACGGAAAGACCCCGGGACCTTTACTATAGCTTGGTATTGGTTTTCGGTTCGGCTTGTGTAGGATAGGTGGGAGACTGGGAAGCAGCCACGCCAGTGGTTGTGGAGTCATTGTTGAAATACCACTCTGGCCGGATTGGGAATCTAACCTCGGACCGTGAGCCGGTTCAGGGACAGTGCCTGGTGGGTAGTTTAACTGGGGCGGTTGCCTCCCAAAGAGTAACGGAGGCGCCCAAAGGTTCCCTCAGCCTGGTTGGCAATCAGGTGTCGAGTGTAAGTGCACAAGGGAGCTTGACTGTGAGACCGACAGGTCGAGCAGGTGCGAAAGCAGGGACTAGTGATCCGGCACCTCCTGGTGGAAGGGGTGTCGCTCAACGGATAAAAGGTACCCCGGGGATAACAGGCTGATCTTGCCCAAGAGTCCATATCGACGGCATGGTTTGGCACCTCGATGTCGGCTCGTCGCATCCTGGGGCCGGAGTAGGTCCCAAGGGTTGGGCTGTTCGCCCATTAAAGCGGCACGCGAGCTGGGTTTAGAACGTCGTGAGACAGTTCGGTCCCTATCCGCCGCGCGCGTTGGAGACTTGAGGAAGGCTGTCCCTAGTACGAGAGGACCGGGACGGACGAACCTCTGGTATGCCAGTTGTTCCGCCAGGAGCATGGCTGGTTAGCTACGTTCGGAAGGGATAACCGCTGAAGGCATCTAAGCGGGAAGCCTGTTCCAAGATGAGGTCTCCCACCACCCTCGAGTGGGTAAGGCCCCCCAAAGACGATGGGGTTGATAGGCCAGACATGGACGCACAGCAATGTGTTTACGAGTGGACTGGTACTAATCGGCCGAGGGCTTGCCCACAAACATGCTACGCACCCACTCTGCAACTCTGAAACACCACCCCGGGAACACACCCGGCGTGATTGTTTCCCAGAGTTTCGGTGGTCACAGCGGTAGGGGAAACGCCCGGTCCCATTCCGAACCCGGAAGCTAAGCCCACCAGCGCCGATGGTACTGCACCCGAAGGGGTGTGGGAGAGTAGGACACCGCCGAACACAACCTCACCAGGGCCCGTCAGGAATCACCTGACGGGCCCTGGTTTTTTTGTGCCTATTTCAGAATCAGGACATCAGTCCGGCGGCCAGTGTCGCGCCGAGCTCCCAGCACGCTTCGAGGTCATCCTTGCTCGGCTCGCCCCGTACAACCACGGCCGGTGCGGCCTGCTGCCAACCCAGACCCGTAACCACCGTGTCGATCGACTTCGTCGCGCCTTCCGTGCCCTGGTTGCCGTGCACGTAGTAACCGAAGGGGCGTTTTCGTGTTGAATCCAGGCACGGGTAGTAGATCGTGTCGAAGAAGTGTTTCAACGCTCCCGACATGTAACCCAGATTGGCCGGAGTGCCGAGCAGGTAGGCGTCGGCGGAAAGAACGTCCGATACGGTGGCCGACAACGCGGGCTCACGCACGACCTCCACTCCGGTGATCTCGGAGTCGGTGGCTCCGGACAGCACGGCGTCCAACATGGACGCGAGGTGCGGGGACGGCGTGTGATGAACGATCAGCAACCTGGCCACGATATCCGAGCGTGCCCGGACGGATGTGGCCGCGCAAGCGAAGTGCTGTGGAGACCGCCGCGGTGTCGAGGCGCCGGTCCCCACAGCAGTGACGTCAACGAGCGGTGAGCAGGTTCGCGACGTCGTCGCGAAGGGCGGTGAGCGTTTCCTGCGCCGTGCGGCGAGTGCTGACGAGGTCATCCGGTGCAGGCGTCGGCATGGTCACCTCCAGGTACGCCTTCACCTTCGGTTCCGTTCCGGACAAGCGCACGATCACGCGGATCCGTTCACCGCTCAGCTTGAGAGCATCGGCATCCGGCAGCTCCTCGGTGGTGACCGGGATGCCCGCCAGTGTCGTCGGAGGTTCGGTGCGGAGCCGTTCCATCACCGCGGCCCGCTCGGCGAGGTCGGTGAACCGGGGCGCGACCTGGCCCGTCACGGAGACGCCGTGCGCCACCGTGAGTTCGTCGAGGAGATCCAGCAGCGTACGGCCCTGGCTCTTGGCTTCGGCCGCGACGTCGGCCGCGAACACGGCTGCGGCGATGCCGTCCTTGTCCTTCACGAAGCCGGGGTTGACACAGAGCCCCAGCGCTTCCTCGTAGGCGTAGACAAGGCGTTCGCCTGCTCGCATCAGCCACTTGAACCCGGTCAGCGTGCGCGCGTGGCGGGCACCGTGCGCACGCGCCACCTGCGCGAGCAGGGAGGACGACACGATCGTCGTGGCGACGAGGGGGTCGGCGACCTGTGTGCGCGCCAGCAGCCGGTCACCGAGCAGTACACCTGTCTCGTCGCCTGTCAGCATGCGCCACGAGCCGTCGTGGCCCCGGGCGCC encodes:
- a CDS encoding flavodoxin family protein, with amino-acid sequence MARLLIVHHTPSPHLASMLDAVLSGATDSEITGVEVVREPALSATVSDVLSADAYLLGTPANLGYMSGALKHFFDTIYYPCLDSTRKRPFGYYVHGNQGTEGATKSIDTVVTGLGWQQAAPAVVVRGEPSKDDLEACWELGATLAAGLMS